The Klebsiella sp. RHBSTW-00484 genome includes a window with the following:
- a CDS encoding MFS transporter, protein MEPKNIAIDPQTTFEKGKAETVSVPLNNTLQRSARIKKIQTTAMILLFLAAVINYLDRSSLSVANLTIREELGLSATEIGALLSVFSLAYGIAQLPCGPLLDRKGPRIMLGLGMFFWSLFQAVSGMVHSFTQFVLVRIGMGIGEAPMNPCGVKVINDWFNIKERGRPMGFFNAASTIGVAISPPILAAMMLVMGWRWMFITIGLLGIFVAIGWYMLYRNREDINLTADEQAYLNAGSVNARRDPLSFAEWRSLFKNKTMWGMMLGFSGINYTAWLYLAWLPGYLQTAYNLDLKSTGFMAAIPFLFGAAGMLINGYVTDWLVKGGMAPIKSRKICIIAGMFCSAAFTLVVPQATTSIVAVLLIGMALFCIHFAGTSCWGLIHVAVASRMTASVGSIQNFASFICASFAPVVTGFIVDTTHSFQLALIICGCVTALGALAYIFLVRQPISDPRNS, encoded by the coding sequence GTGGAACCCAAAAATATAGCTATCGACCCGCAAACCACCTTTGAAAAAGGGAAAGCGGAGACGGTTTCAGTTCCGTTAAATAATACATTGCAGCGTAGCGCTCGCATTAAGAAAATTCAGACCACGGCAATGATTCTGTTATTTCTGGCGGCGGTCATTAACTACCTTGACCGAAGCTCATTATCCGTCGCTAACCTAACCATTCGCGAGGAGCTGGGATTAAGCGCCACCGAAATAGGGGCGCTGCTGTCGGTCTTCTCTCTGGCCTACGGTATCGCACAGCTCCCCTGCGGGCCGCTGCTGGACCGTAAAGGCCCCCGTATCATGCTAGGGCTGGGGATGTTTTTCTGGTCACTGTTTCAGGCCGTTTCGGGGATGGTGCACAGCTTTACCCAGTTCGTCCTGGTGCGCATCGGCATGGGGATCGGCGAAGCGCCGATGAACCCTTGCGGCGTCAAGGTGATCAACGACTGGTTTAATATTAAAGAGCGCGGGCGTCCGATGGGCTTCTTTAACGCCGCCTCAACCATTGGCGTCGCCATTAGCCCGCCGATCCTCGCCGCAATGATGCTGGTGATGGGCTGGCGTTGGATGTTTATTACCATCGGTCTGCTGGGAATTTTCGTCGCTATCGGCTGGTATATGCTCTATCGCAACCGGGAAGATATCAATCTCACCGCCGACGAGCAGGCGTACCTGAATGCCGGAAGCGTCAACGCTCGCCGCGATCCATTAAGTTTCGCCGAATGGCGCAGCCTGTTCAAAAACAAAACCATGTGGGGAATGATGCTGGGCTTCAGCGGCATCAACTATACCGCGTGGCTGTATCTGGCCTGGCTGCCGGGCTATCTGCAAACGGCGTATAATCTCGATCTGAAAAGTACCGGTTTTATGGCCGCGATCCCGTTCCTGTTCGGTGCCGCAGGCATGTTAATCAACGGCTACGTGACCGACTGGCTGGTTAAAGGCGGCATGGCCCCGATTAAGAGCCGCAAAATTTGTATCATTGCCGGTATGTTCTGTTCCGCCGCGTTTACGCTCGTCGTACCCCAGGCGACAACATCAATCGTCGCGGTGCTGTTAATCGGTATGGCGTTGTTCTGTATTCACTTTGCCGGAACCTCCTGCTGGGGATTGATTCACGTCGCGGTGGCCTCACGAATGACCGCTTCCGTCGGCAGCATTCAAAACTTCGCCAGCTTTATCTGCGCGTCCTTTGCCCCTGTAGTGACCGGGTTTATCGTCGATACCACCCACTCATTCCAGCTGGCGCTGATTATCTGCGGCTGCGTCACCGCCCTCGGCGCGCTGGCCTATATTTTCCTGGTTCGCCAGCCGATTAGCGACCCGCGTAACAGCTAA
- a CDS encoding GNAT family N-acetyltransferase has product MELTAVPATQFSIEQLATILSDCFEDYLVPVVLSVEVFVQRFSAEGLSLLDSRVWLDGDVPAAMAVVARRGDEARLAAFGMRSGYRGKGLGRRLMTPLIASLQVQGVRRMWLEVIRENHAAMALYQSLGFEVRHGLCGYLSSQVGSDELPVLQDCDVLALTRRAGAEVNGQLPWLMDPLTFSTLPCRAFTLNQRAFAVLATLTSRPQIQFLWVEPAARGRGLGREMLIALARQFPGLGTSVTIPETFTPLFKAAGYAPLALKQYEMSVEFSALSSAGR; this is encoded by the coding sequence ATGGAGCTTACCGCCGTTCCGGCTACCCAGTTCAGTATCGAGCAACTGGCGACTATCCTTAGCGACTGTTTTGAGGATTACCTGGTTCCCGTCGTGCTGTCGGTGGAGGTTTTTGTCCAGCGCTTCAGCGCCGAAGGGCTGAGCCTGCTGGATTCCCGCGTCTGGCTGGATGGCGATGTACCCGCAGCGATGGCCGTTGTCGCCCGACGTGGCGATGAAGCCCGGTTAGCGGCTTTCGGGATGCGGTCCGGGTATCGCGGTAAAGGGCTTGGGCGTCGGTTAATGACGCCGCTGATTGCCTCTTTGCAGGTTCAGGGAGTGCGGCGGATGTGGCTGGAGGTGATCCGTGAAAATCACGCTGCGATGGCGCTGTATCAATCGCTGGGCTTTGAGGTGCGGCACGGGCTGTGTGGCTATTTAAGTTCACAGGTCGGAAGTGATGAGCTGCCCGTGTTGCAAGATTGTGATGTGCTGGCCCTGACGCGCAGGGCCGGCGCAGAGGTTAACGGTCAGCTGCCGTGGCTGATGGACCCGCTCACTTTCAGCACCCTGCCATGCCGGGCGTTCACCCTCAATCAGCGGGCCTTTGCCGTGCTGGCGACGTTAACCAGCAGGCCGCAGATCCAGTTTTTGTGGGTTGAACCCGCCGCCCGCGGGCGCGGGCTGGGACGGGAAATGCTGATTGCTCTTGCCCGCCAGTTTCCGGGGCTCGGCACGTCGGTGACCATCCCGGAAACCTTTACCCCGCTGTTTAAAGCCGCAGGCTATGCGCCATTGGCCTTAAAGCAGTATGAGATGAGCGTGGAATTTAGCGCCCTGTCGTCAGCAGGGCGGTAA
- a CDS encoding PTS sugar transporter subunit IIB, giving the protein MITLLRVDHRLLHGQVAFSWTQYVGADCILIANDNVPNDELRKTTIKLAKPPSVKLVIKNIDDSIEAIKSGVTDKYNLFIVVESVDDAWRIANAVGNIKSINLGGIKAKEGSKNISKAINLLPKEIEQLQQLVGNGVEVEIRQVPNDRKQLFAECV; this is encoded by the coding sequence ATGATTACGCTTTTAAGGGTAGACCATCGATTACTTCACGGACAGGTAGCCTTTTCCTGGACGCAATATGTCGGTGCCGATTGTATTTTGATCGCTAACGATAATGTCCCTAACGATGAACTACGTAAAACGACGATTAAGCTCGCTAAGCCGCCGTCGGTAAAACTGGTAATTAAAAATATTGATGACTCCATTGAGGCAATTAAAAGCGGCGTTACCGATAAATATAATTTATTTATTGTTGTTGAATCGGTGGACGATGCCTGGCGTATTGCCAATGCGGTGGGAAATATCAAGAGCATTAATCTTGGCGGGATTAAAGCGAAAGAGGGCAGCAAGAATATCTCTAAGGCAATTAATTTACTGCCAAAAGAAATAGAACAGCTGCAACAACTGGTTGGGAATGGCGTTGAGGTTGAAATTCGCCAGGTCCCTAACGATCGCAAACAGCTTTTTGCGGAATGTGTTTAA
- a CDS encoding GntR family transcriptional regulator, whose protein sequence is MSRSQNLRHNVINQVINDMARGFIPSPLPSQSALAEMYNISRTTVRHILSHLCERGVLSQVNQDYLILRLPEVHDGFDGSSASLSEQNRLFEQAFFTMINQRQLRAGEMFSELQLARAAGVSPVVVREFLLKFSRYNLIESEKRGQWNMKKFEQSWAEQLFELREMLETHALQHFLNLPDNDARWLQAKTLLERHRALRDSIGDSFRMFSQLDRDFHTLLLSAADNIFFNQSLEIISVIFHFHYQWDESDLKQRNIIAIDEHMTILSALICRSDLDANLALRNHLNSAKQSMINSLKQNESLLY, encoded by the coding sequence ATGAGCCGTTCACAAAACCTTCGTCATAACGTGATTAACCAGGTCATTAACGATATGGCGCGCGGCTTTATCCCCTCGCCGCTGCCCTCGCAAAGCGCGCTGGCGGAGATGTACAACATCAGCCGCACCACCGTGCGCCATATCCTCAGCCACTTATGCGAGCGCGGCGTGCTGAGTCAGGTCAATCAGGATTACCTGATCCTCCGCCTGCCCGAAGTGCATGACGGCTTCGACGGCTCCAGCGCCTCGCTGTCCGAGCAGAATCGCCTCTTCGAGCAGGCATTTTTCACCATGATCAATCAGCGCCAGCTGCGCGCCGGAGAGATGTTTTCCGAGCTACAGCTGGCGCGGGCGGCGGGCGTCAGCCCGGTGGTGGTAAGAGAATTTTTATTGAAGTTCAGCCGCTACAACCTGATTGAAAGCGAAAAACGCGGCCAGTGGAATATGAAGAAATTTGAGCAATCCTGGGCGGAGCAGCTGTTTGAACTGCGCGAAATGCTGGAAACCCACGCGCTCCAGCACTTCCTCAACCTGCCGGATAACGATGCCCGCTGGCTACAGGCGAAAACCCTGCTTGAGCGCCATCGGGCGCTGCGGGACAGCATCGGCGACAGCTTTCGCATGTTCTCGCAGCTCGATCGAGATTTTCACACACTACTGCTTTCCGCCGCTGACAATATATTTTTTAATCAATCACTTGAGATTATCTCCGTTATCTTCCACTTCCACTATCAGTGGGATGAGAGCGACCTTAAGCAGCGCAATATCATCGCCATTGATGAACACATGACCATCCTGAGCGCGCTCATCTGCCGCAGCGACCTGGACGCCAACCTGGCGCTGCGTAACCACCTGAACTCCGCAAAACAATCCATGATTAACTCGCTCAAGCAAAATGAATCCCTGCTTTATTAA
- a CDS encoding IS1 family transposase (programmed frameshift) gives MASVSISCPSCSATDGVVRNGKSTAGHQRYLCSHCRKTWQLQFTYTASQPGTHQKIIDMAMNGVGCRATARIMGVGLNTIFRHFKKLRPQSVTSRIQPGSDVIVCAEMDEQWGYVGAKSRQRWLFYAYDRLRKTVVAHVFGERTLATLERLLSLLSAFEVVVWMTDGWPLYESRLKGKLHVISKRYTQRIERHNLNLRQHLARLGRKSLSFSKSVELHDKVIGHYLNIKHYH, from the exons GTGGCTTCTGTTTCTATCAGCTGTCCCTCCTGTTCAGCTACTGACGGGGTGGTGCGTAACGGCAAAAGCACCGCCGGACATCAGCGCTATCTCTGCTCTCACTGCCGTAAAACATGGCAACTGCAGTTCACTTACACCGCTTCTCAACCCGGTACGCACCAGAAAATCATTGATATGGCCATGAATGGCGTTGGATGCCGGGCAACCGCCCGCATTATGGGCGTTGGCCTCAACACGATTTTCCGCCATT TTAAAAAACTCAGGCCGCAGTCGGTAACCTCGCGCATACAGCCGGGCAGTGACGTCATCGTCTGCGCGGAAATGGACGAACAGTGGGGATACGTCGGGGCTAAATCGCGCCAGCGCTGGCTGTTTTACGCGTATGACAGGCTCCGGAAGACGGTTGTGGCGCACGTATTCGGTGAACGCACTCTGGCCACACTGGAGCGTCTTCTGAGCCTGCTGTCGGCCTTTGAGGTCGTGGTATGGATGACGGATGGCTGGCCGCTGTATGAATCCCGCCTGAAGGGAAAGCTGCACGTTATCAGCAAGCGTTACACTCAGCGCATTGAGCGACATAACCTGAATCTGAGACAACATCTGGCAAGGCTGGGACGGAAGTCACTGTCGTTCTCAAAATCGGTGGAGCTGCATGACAAGGTCATCGGGCATTATCTGAACATAAAACACTATCATTAA
- a CDS encoding sigma 54-interacting transcriptional regulator: protein MRKTELLAFLQNQTDFFDPDNLSEVFTASYLAQRFAMQRNTASHYLNQLVTQDVLVKINTRPVYFLHKKAFRQQFFPLSRSEYASMAELLAESDRQPEQADHFSLLTGHDGSLRKPIEQMKTALFYPNGGLPLLITGDSGTGKSYMAELMHEFAIAQGLLEPDAPFISFNCAQYASNPELLAANLFGYVKGAFTGAQSDKAGAFEAANGGMLFLDEVHRLDAQGQEKLFTWLDRKEIYRVGETAQGLPISLRLVFATTEDIHSTFLTTFIRRIPILVSLPDLQNRSRHEKEALTLQFFWQEARTLAARLQLTPRLLQVLAHYVYRGNVGELKNVIKYAVASAWAKCPGSEVLNVTLHDLPENIMAATPALSEPMGQEEPLLVEPQTSLVWLLRARDPVQGLIYDTQCRVLALYEAVLSKKTHWEEAQKSMGEEIETLFDRLIFDNHDANSSHMLLLITHQVREEFYRLEKRFNIQFNGNCIYALSHYLIHRSRQAQSRMSSEKSRQLEDFLAQKFPLLYRFCEEILAALALKLDIEPRRIDLLLLVLWLQKTGAISQQQVTRAIIVAHGYATASSIANVANRLLKSQLFESFDMPLDVTPEAIADQVISYIESHALASGLIILVDMGSLKAIHSHFNRRLTTPMAIINNVSTGMAMYVGERILQGDMLEDIVREIGDDLAVEHQLYYPQTDKPRAILTTCATGLGAAANLSALLKASIPESLGIDIVACDVETLADPARRESMLSRYEVLAIVGTLDPHLAELPWISLDSLISGEGSRPLMRIFGELATAEQVSEINNLILKNFSLRRVIESVTILDTGKVINQVEQFLLRYEHLAGCDVPNDRKVALYVHISCLIERLIRNASPTHYSGRQCPQSELVILREAFSVIESGYSVKIPPVELYYIHDILTRETEFIQEDQEF, encoded by the coding sequence ATGCGTAAAACAGAACTGTTGGCTTTTCTGCAAAATCAGACGGATTTTTTTGATCCGGATAACCTGAGCGAAGTCTTCACGGCCAGCTATCTGGCTCAGCGTTTTGCGATGCAAAGAAATACCGCCAGCCACTATCTGAACCAGCTGGTTACCCAGGATGTGCTGGTGAAGATCAACACTCGGCCGGTCTATTTTCTGCATAAAAAAGCCTTTCGCCAGCAGTTCTTCCCCCTTTCCCGCAGCGAGTACGCCAGCATGGCGGAGCTGCTTGCTGAAAGCGACCGGCAGCCGGAGCAGGCGGATCATTTTTCACTACTGACCGGCCATGATGGCAGCCTGCGTAAGCCCATTGAGCAGATGAAAACCGCGCTGTTTTATCCCAACGGCGGGCTGCCGCTACTGATTACCGGCGACAGCGGCACCGGCAAAAGCTATATGGCGGAGCTGATGCACGAGTTCGCTATCGCTCAGGGATTGCTGGAGCCGGATGCGCCGTTTATCAGCTTTAACTGCGCCCAGTATGCCAGCAACCCGGAGCTACTGGCCGCCAACTTGTTTGGCTACGTCAAAGGCGCGTTTACCGGCGCGCAGAGCGATAAAGCCGGGGCGTTTGAGGCGGCAAACGGCGGTATGCTGTTTCTTGATGAAGTCCATCGCCTGGATGCGCAGGGGCAGGAGAAGCTTTTCACCTGGCTGGACCGCAAGGAGATCTACCGGGTGGGGGAAACGGCGCAGGGGTTGCCGATTTCGCTGCGGCTGGTATTTGCCACCACCGAAGATATTCATAGCACCTTTCTGACCACTTTTATTCGCCGCATTCCAATCCTCGTCAGCCTGCCGGATTTGCAAAACCGCAGTCGTCACGAGAAAGAAGCGTTAACGTTGCAGTTTTTCTGGCAGGAGGCGCGCACGCTCGCCGCCCGGCTGCAGCTGACACCGCGGCTTTTACAGGTGCTGGCTCACTATGTTTATCGCGGCAACGTGGGTGAACTGAAGAACGTGATTAAGTACGCGGTGGCGTCGGCATGGGCTAAATGCCCCGGTAGCGAGGTGCTTAACGTCACTTTGCATGACCTGCCGGAAAATATCATGGCCGCAACGCCTGCGCTGAGTGAACCGATGGGCCAGGAGGAGCCGCTGCTCGTCGAACCGCAGACCAGCCTGGTCTGGCTACTGCGCGCGCGCGACCCGGTGCAGGGGCTGATTTACGATACGCAATGCCGCGTTCTGGCGCTGTACGAGGCGGTGCTGAGTAAAAAAACGCACTGGGAAGAGGCGCAAAAAAGCATGGGCGAGGAGATTGAAACCCTCTTCGATCGGCTAATTTTCGATAATCACGATGCCAACAGCTCGCATATGCTGCTGCTGATCACCCACCAGGTGCGGGAAGAGTTTTATCGCCTTGAAAAGCGTTTCAATATCCAGTTTAACGGCAACTGTATCTACGCCCTGAGCCACTACCTGATACATCGTTCCCGCCAGGCGCAATCCCGGATGAGCAGCGAGAAAAGCCGCCAACTGGAGGACTTTCTGGCGCAGAAATTCCCGCTGCTGTATCGCTTTTGCGAAGAGATCCTCGCCGCGCTGGCGCTGAAGTTGGATATCGAGCCCCGGCGCATTGACCTGCTGTTATTGGTGCTGTGGCTGCAAAAAACCGGCGCAATCAGCCAGCAGCAGGTGACTCGCGCAATAATTGTGGCCCACGGCTACGCCACCGCCAGCAGTATCGCTAACGTGGCGAACCGGCTGTTGAAAAGCCAGCTGTTTGAGTCATTTGATATGCCGCTCGACGTCACGCCGGAGGCTATCGCCGACCAGGTGATAAGCTACATTGAGAGCCACGCGCTGGCCTCCGGGCTAATCATTCTGGTCGATATGGGTTCGCTGAAGGCGATTCATAGCCACTTTAACCGCCGCCTGACCACCCCGATGGCGATTATTAATAACGTCTCGACCGGGATGGCGATGTACGTTGGCGAGCGCATTTTACAGGGTGATATGCTGGAGGATATCGTCCGTGAGATTGGCGATGACCTCGCGGTTGAGCATCAGCTCTACTACCCGCAAACCGACAAACCTCGGGCAATTCTTACCACCTGCGCCACCGGTCTGGGGGCCGCAGCCAATCTGTCGGCGCTGTTAAAAGCCAGCATTCCTGAATCCCTCGGCATTGATATTGTGGCCTGTGATGTGGAAACTCTCGCCGATCCCGCACGGCGGGAGTCGATGCTGAGCCGCTACGAGGTGCTGGCGATCGTTGGCACCCTGGATCCGCATCTGGCCGAACTGCCGTGGATCTCGCTCGATTCGCTGATTTCTGGCGAAGGAAGCCGGCCGCTGATGCGTATCTTCGGCGAACTGGCGACAGCTGAGCAGGTCAGCGAAATCAATAACCTGATCCTGAAGAATTTCTCGCTGCGCAGGGTGATCGAGTCGGTGACGATCCTCGATACCGGGAAGGTGATCAATCAGGTCGAGCAGTTTTTACTGCGCTATGAGCATCTGGCCGGTTGCGATGTGCCCAACGATCGTAAGGTGGCGCTGTATGTGCATATTAGCTGTCTGATTGAGCGGTTAATTCGCAACGCTTCACCGACCCATTACTCGGGAAGGCAGTGTCCGCAGAGTGAGCTGGTTATTCTGCGTGAGGCCTTTAGTGTCATAGAGAGTGGATATAGTGTCAAAATCCCCCCGGTTGAGCTGTATTACATTCACGATATCCTGACGCGGGAAACGGAATTTATTCAGGAAGATCAAGAGTTTTAA
- a CDS encoding tagaturonate reductase — MKTLNRKEFPGAQYPTRVIQFGEGNFLRAFVDWQLDLLNEHTDLAAGVTIVRPINTEFPPSLNTQDGLYTTVIRGLDERGEAVSEARVIRSVNNEINPWQDFADYLALARNPEIEFVFSNTTEAGISYHAGDRPDDMPPVSFPAKLTQLLLERFRHFDGAADKGWMMIPCELIDYNGEALKALVLRYAQEWQLPAAFSDWIETANTFCSTLVDRIVTGYPRDEAQTLEAELGYHDAFLDTAEYFWLFVIQGPQTLAKKLCLDRCPLNIRIVDDIRPYKERKVAILNGAHTALVPVAWLCGVDTVGEAMRDEAIRRYVEQTIGEEIIPALDLPADELQQFADAVTGRFLNPYIRHQLLSIALNGMTKFRTRILPQLLTNIRQHGTIPPRLTFALAALIAFYRGQRDGKTYPLQDDDVWLTRFAEGWTQVARGRPLQDLVVEVLQDKAHWGEDLTAIPRLAEQVTRYLEVMLSAGMREALARL; from the coding sequence ATGAAAACATTAAACAGAAAAGAGTTTCCGGGGGCTCAGTACCCGACGCGGGTGATTCAGTTCGGCGAGGGCAATTTCCTGCGGGCATTCGTCGACTGGCAGCTGGATCTGCTGAATGAGCATACCGATCTGGCCGCCGGGGTAACTATTGTTCGCCCGATCAACACCGAGTTTCCGCCATCGCTCAATACCCAGGACGGGCTTTACACCACGGTGATCCGCGGACTGGATGAACGCGGCGAGGCGGTGAGCGAGGCGCGGGTTATTCGCTCCGTTAATAACGAGATCAACCCCTGGCAGGATTTTGCCGACTATCTCGCGCTGGCCCGTAACCCGGAAATTGAGTTCGTGTTTTCGAACACCACCGAAGCGGGCATTAGCTACCATGCCGGAGACCGGCCTGACGATATGCCGCCGGTGAGCTTCCCGGCGAAGCTGACCCAGCTTCTGCTCGAACGGTTCCGCCATTTCGACGGCGCAGCGGATAAGGGGTGGATGATGATTCCCTGCGAGCTGATTGATTATAACGGCGAGGCGCTGAAGGCGCTGGTGCTGCGCTATGCCCAAGAGTGGCAGCTGCCTGCGGCTTTTAGCGACTGGATTGAAACGGCCAATACCTTCTGTTCCACGTTGGTTGACCGCATCGTGACCGGCTACCCGCGTGATGAAGCGCAAACGCTGGAAGCGGAGCTGGGCTATCACGATGCGTTCCTTGATACCGCCGAATACTTCTGGCTGTTTGTGATTCAGGGCCCGCAGACGCTGGCGAAGAAACTGTGCCTTGACCGCTGTCCGCTCAATATTCGCATCGTCGACGATATTCGCCCCTACAAAGAGCGCAAAGTCGCCATTCTCAACGGTGCGCATACCGCGCTGGTCCCCGTCGCGTGGTTGTGCGGCGTGGATACGGTTGGCGAAGCGATGCGGGACGAGGCCATTCGCCGCTATGTGGAGCAAACCATCGGCGAAGAGATTATTCCGGCGCTTGATTTGCCAGCCGATGAGCTACAGCAGTTTGCCGATGCGGTGACCGGGCGCTTTCTCAATCCGTACATTCGCCATCAGCTTTTGTCTATTGCGCTTAACGGTATGACTAAATTCCGTACCCGGATCCTGCCGCAGCTGCTGACGAATATTCGCCAGCATGGCACGATTCCGCCGCGCCTGACGTTCGCCCTGGCGGCGCTGATCGCCTTTTATCGCGGCCAGCGTGACGGGAAGACGTATCCACTACAGGATGATGACGTCTGGTTAACCCGCTTTGCTGAAGGCTGGACGCAAGTGGCGCGCGGTCGCCCGCTGCAAGATCTGGTGGTGGAGGTTTTGCAGGATAAAGCGCACTGGGGTGAGGATCTGACGGCAATCCCTAGACTGGCCGAACAGGTTACGCGGTACCTGGAAGTGATGTTGAGCGCAGGAATGCGCGAGGCCCTGGCACGGCTGTAG
- a CDS encoding zinc-binding alcohol dehydrogenase family protein: protein MTSMNALVCQEPKKLNWEKRQIPIPGNDEVLIKIKAVGICGTDIHAWGGNQPFFSYPRVLGHEICGEIIGLGKNILNLKSGQQVAVIPYVACRQCPACLSGRTNCCEKISVIGVHRDGGFSEYLCVPVKNLLVVDGVDPEAVALIEPFAISAHAVRRAAIQPGEQVLVVGAGPIGLGAAAIAKADGAQVVVADTSPARRDHVAQHLGLTTLDPSDPQFTDQLCETFGGSLAQKVIDATGNQHAMNNTVNLIRHGGSIVFVGLFKGELQFSDPEFHKKETTMMGSRNATEEDFAKVGRLMAEGKVTARMMLTHRYDFKSLAEIYESEVINNRQLIKGIIHF, encoded by the coding sequence ATGACGTCGATGAATGCATTAGTGTGTCAGGAACCCAAAAAACTTAACTGGGAAAAACGCCAGATTCCCATTCCTGGCAATGATGAAGTTTTGATTAAAATAAAAGCGGTGGGGATTTGCGGGACGGATATTCATGCGTGGGGCGGTAATCAACCCTTTTTTAGCTACCCGCGAGTACTTGGCCATGAAATATGCGGCGAGATAATTGGCCTCGGTAAAAATATTCTTAATCTGAAGAGCGGACAGCAGGTTGCGGTTATTCCTTACGTGGCCTGTCGTCAGTGTCCGGCCTGCCTGAGCGGGCGGACAAACTGCTGCGAGAAGATTTCAGTCATCGGCGTGCATCGGGACGGTGGATTTAGCGAGTATCTCTGTGTGCCGGTGAAGAACCTGCTGGTGGTTGATGGCGTTGATCCTGAGGCGGTAGCGCTGATTGAACCTTTCGCCATTAGTGCTCACGCGGTGCGTCGCGCGGCTATTCAGCCCGGAGAGCAGGTGCTGGTGGTTGGGGCGGGACCGATTGGCCTGGGTGCGGCGGCAATTGCCAAAGCCGACGGTGCGCAGGTAGTGGTGGCGGATACCAGCCCGGCGCGACGCGATCATGTGGCGCAGCATCTTGGCCTGACCACCCTTGACCCCTCCGATCCGCAGTTTACCGACCAGTTGTGTGAGACGTTTGGCGGCTCTCTGGCGCAAAAAGTGATCGACGCGACGGGGAACCAGCATGCGATGAATAACACCGTGAATTTAATTCGCCACGGCGGCAGCATTGTTTTCGTCGGCCTGTTTAAAGGTGAACTGCAGTTCTCGGACCCGGAGTTTCATAAGAAAGAGACGACCATGATGGGGAGCCGTAACGCGACGGAAGAGGATTTTGCCAAAGTCGGACGGCTGATGGCCGAAGGGAAAGTGACCGCCAGAATGATGCTGACCCATCGTTACGATTTCAAATCGTTGGCTGAAATCTATGAAAGCGAAGTGATTAACAATCGCCAGCTGATCAAAGGCATCATTCATTTTTAG
- a CDS encoding PTS sugar transporter subunit IIA produces the protein MKRHYIFASHGTFANGLLNSVELILGKQPDIHTLCAYVEEEVDLTQQVETLLARFPAEDELIVITDIFAGSVNNEFVRFLSRPNFHLLSGLNLPLIIDLLISAGEENTEKLISEALISAKESIQYCNQTIASAMTTDKDF, from the coding sequence ATGAAACGACACTATATTTTTGCCAGCCATGGCACCTTTGCTAACGGTCTGTTGAATTCCGTGGAGCTGATCCTCGGTAAACAGCCGGATATTCATACCCTGTGCGCCTATGTGGAGGAGGAGGTCGATCTGACGCAGCAGGTGGAGACGCTGCTGGCGCGTTTTCCCGCCGAGGATGAACTGATTGTGATTACGGATATCTTCGCCGGTAGCGTCAATAATGAGTTTGTGCGCTTTTTATCGCGCCCAAACTTTCATTTATTGTCCGGTTTAAATCTGCCATTAATTATTGACCTGCTTATTTCGGCAGGGGAAGAAAATACCGAAAAGCTAATTTCTGAAGCATTAATAAGCGCCAAAGAGAGCATTCAGTACTGCAATCAGACGATTGCCAGTGCGATGACCACTGATAAAGACTTCTGA
- a CDS encoding PTS mannose/fructose/sorbose/N-acetylgalactosamine transporter subunit IIC: protein MVEALLLGLVAFIAQSEYALGTSLISRPIVTGLLTGLVLGDVQTGVIMGATLELAFIGSFSVGASIPPDVVTGGILGVAFAITSGAGTETALLLGLPIATLTLILKNVYLGMFIPMLSQKADGYAEQADTRGIERMHLIAGFGLSLMLATVVTVSFLVGSNAVKSLLDTIPEFIKHGLSVATGIIPALGFAMLARLLINKKVAPYFFLGFVLMAYLKIPVTGIAILGAIVAVVMVNVTAFSSPRTTTEQGVSDDDEDDF, encoded by the coding sequence ATGGTAGAGGCTCTGTTACTCGGTCTGGTGGCGTTTATTGCGCAATCAGAATACGCATTGGGGACGTCGCTGATTTCACGGCCTATCGTCACCGGGCTGCTGACCGGGCTGGTGCTCGGGGATGTGCAGACCGGCGTGATCATGGGCGCGACGCTGGAGCTAGCGTTTATTGGATCCTTCTCCGTCGGCGCGTCGATCCCGCCTGATGTGGTCACCGGCGGCATTCTTGGGGTGGCGTTCGCCATTACCTCCGGCGCGGGAACGGAAACGGCGCTGCTGCTAGGCCTGCCGATTGCCACCCTGACGTTGATCCTGAAAAACGTCTATCTGGGGATGTTTATTCCGATGCTCAGCCAGAAGGCCGACGGCTACGCAGAACAGGCGGATACGCGCGGCATTGAACGAATGCATCTGATTGCCGGATTTGGGTTGTCGTTGATGCTGGCGACGGTGGTGACCGTGTCGTTCCTGGTCGGCAGCAATGCGGTGAAATCCCTGCTCGATACGATCCCGGAATTTATCAAACACGGCCTGAGCGTGGCGACCGGAATTATCCCAGCGTTGGGCTTCGCGATGCTCGCCAGATTACTGATTAATAAGAAGGTCGCGCCGTACTTTTTCCTCGGCTTTGTGCTGATGGCCTACCTGAAAATCCCGGTGACCGGTATCGCCATTCTCGGCGCTATCGTGGCGGTAGTGATGGTTAACGTCACCGCGTTTAGCTCACCTCGTACGACGACAGAACAAGGAGTCAGCGATGACGACGAAGATGATTTCTGA